A genomic segment from Meiothermus sp. Pnk-1 encodes:
- the sat gene encoding sulfate adenylyltransferase, with amino-acid sequence MNQLTNLVHNSAQPQGHPAPHGGVLVDRLVQADPREYAHLPALELGERSYADLELIATGVYSPLEGFLGEADYRSVVEHMRLANGLPWSIPITLSVPKDQARSYRGNVRLTRNGQTVGLLEVLEQYTPDRQKEALEVYRTTDPAHPGVAALLRQGEVNLAGRVSLFRLDRGEFPRYHFTPRETRALFRGWRTVVAFQTRNPIHRAHEYLHKVALEHIDGLFLNPLVGATKQDDVPARVRMRAYEVLLERYYPKERVLLGVYPAAMRYAGPREAILHAISRKNYGCTHFIVGRDHAGVGSYYGPYEAQEIFAAFRPEEIGIEILKFEHTFYCRTCGAIASARTCPHDREHHLILSGTRVRELLRSGAALPPEFTRPEVAEVLRAAYQPA; translated from the coding sequence GTGAATCAGTTGACAAATCTTGTCCACAATTCTGCCCAGCCTCAGGGGCACCCGGCGCCCCACGGGGGAGTCCTGGTGGACCGGCTGGTGCAGGCTGATCCTCGTGAATACGCCCATCTCCCCGCCCTCGAGCTCGGGGAGCGCAGCTACGCCGACCTCGAGCTCATCGCCACCGGCGTCTACTCCCCGCTGGAGGGATTCTTGGGCGAGGCCGACTACCGGAGCGTGGTCGAGCACATGCGCCTGGCCAACGGGCTGCCCTGGAGCATCCCCATCACCCTGAGCGTGCCCAAAGACCAGGCCCGCAGCTATCGGGGAAACGTGCGGCTGACTCGAAATGGCCAGACCGTCGGCCTACTCGAGGTCCTTGAGCAGTACACCCCGGACCGGCAAAAAGAGGCCCTCGAGGTCTACCGCACCACCGACCCCGCCCACCCTGGCGTGGCCGCCCTTTTGCGCCAGGGCGAGGTCAACCTGGCCGGGCGGGTGAGCCTATTCCGGCTGGATCGGGGGGAGTTTCCCCGCTATCACTTCACCCCCCGCGAGACCCGCGCCCTGTTTCGCGGTTGGCGCACGGTGGTGGCCTTCCAAACCCGCAACCCCATCCACCGCGCCCACGAGTACTTGCACAAGGTGGCCCTCGAGCACATCGACGGCCTCTTCTTGAACCCCCTGGTGGGTGCGACCAAGCAAGACGACGTGCCGGCGCGGGTGCGGATGCGGGCCTACGAGGTATTGCTGGAGCGCTACTACCCCAAGGAGCGGGTGCTGTTGGGGGTCTACCCCGCGGCCATGCGCTACGCCGGGCCGCGTGAGGCCATTTTGCACGCCATCAGCCGCAAGAACTACGGCTGCACCCACTTCATCGTGGGGCGCGACCACGCCGGGGTGGGCAGCTACTACGGCCCCTACGAGGCCCAGGAGATCTTCGCGGCCTTCCGCCCGGAGGAGATCGGCATCGAGATCCTCAAGTTCGAGCACACCTTCTACTGCCGCACCTGCGGCGCTATCGCCTCCGCACGCACCTGCCCGCACGACCGGGAACACCACCTCATCCTCTCAGGGACCCGCGTGCGCGAACTCTTGCGCTCGGGGGCCGCGCTGCCGCCGGAGTTCACCCGCCCCGAGGTGGCCGAGGTGTTGCGCGCGGCCTATCAACCTGCCTGA
- the cysW gene encoding sulfate ABC transporter permease subunit CysW yields the protein MSSTLSAPRQRLWNRVNWSKAVLVGLALVVVGLFLILPVVAVFVQGLRQGLEYYLGAITQPDAKAAVRLTLTVVAIVLPLNTLFGIAAAWAIAKHRFPGRSLLVSLVELPLSVSPVISGLVYVLLFGRQGYLGPWLEAHDLKVVFALPGIVLATAFVTIAYVARELIPLMQAQGREEEEAALTLGASGWQIFWRVTLPGIRWGLLYGVIMCNARAMGEFGAVAVVSGHIRGQTATVPLYVEMLYNEYQGVAAFAVASLLTLLALGTLLAKSLLTWRIRHEHQG from the coding sequence ATGAGCTCCACCCTCTCTGCTCCTCGCCAAAGGCTTTGGAATAGGGTGAACTGGAGCAAGGCCGTGCTGGTCGGGCTGGCTTTGGTCGTTGTGGGGCTTTTCCTGATCCTGCCGGTTGTCGCCGTATTCGTTCAGGGTCTGCGTCAGGGGCTGGAGTACTACCTCGGCGCCATCACCCAGCCCGACGCGAAGGCGGCGGTCCGATTGACCCTTACGGTGGTGGCCATCGTGCTCCCGCTCAACACCCTCTTTGGGATCGCCGCGGCCTGGGCCATCGCCAAACACCGCTTCCCCGGACGGAGCCTCCTTGTCTCCCTCGTCGAGCTTCCGCTTTCGGTTTCGCCGGTGATTTCAGGGCTGGTGTATGTGCTGCTCTTCGGGCGGCAAGGGTACCTAGGCCCCTGGCTCGAGGCCCACGACCTCAAGGTCGTCTTCGCCCTCCCCGGTATAGTGCTGGCTACGGCCTTCGTCACCATCGCCTACGTGGCCCGTGAGCTCATCCCCCTGATGCAGGCCCAGGGCCGTGAGGAGGAGGAAGCCGCCCTAACCCTCGGGGCTTCCGGTTGGCAGATCTTTTGGCGGGTCACCCTACCCGGTATTCGCTGGGGCCTGTTGTACGGCGTGATCATGTGCAATGCCCGGGCTATGGGGGAGTTCGGTGCGGTGGCGGTGGTCTCGGGCCACATCCGGGGACAAACCGCTACCGTGCCCCTATACGTGGAAATGCTCTACAACGAGTATCAGGGGGTGGCCGCTTTCGCGGTCGCCTCGCTGCTGACCTTGCTGGCTTTAGGGACGCTTCTGGCCAAGAGCCTGTTGACCTGGAGGATCCGCCATGAACATCAGGGTTGA
- the cobA gene encoding uroporphyrinogen-III C-methyltransferase, which produces MRGKVYLVGAGPGDPELLTLKALRVLQEAEVVLYDRLVGEGVLQLVHPAAQLLYVGKELGQQECVQGEIFRQMLHHARAGRKVVRLKGGDPMVYGRGGEEWVFLAQEGIAVELVPGVSSSLALPGLAGIPLTLRGVAGGFAVLSGHAQGGVLPGFSPYASIDTLVILMGVKARVQIARGLIEAGRSPQEPVAFIENGSTPQERVVTATLGEVAQGGVEVRSPAVWVIGEVVRLRERLRAAEQAAARALV; this is translated from the coding sequence GTGAGGGGCAAGGTGTACCTGGTGGGGGCGGGCCCGGGTGACCCCGAACTGCTGACCCTCAAGGCCCTGCGGGTGTTGCAGGAGGCCGAGGTGGTGCTCTACGACCGCTTGGTGGGCGAAGGGGTCTTGCAACTCGTCCACCCCGCCGCTCAGCTCCTCTACGTGGGCAAGGAGCTGGGCCAGCAAGAATGCGTGCAGGGCGAGATCTTCCGGCAGATGCTCCACCACGCCCGCGCGGGGCGGAAGGTGGTGCGGCTGAAGGGGGGCGACCCCATGGTCTACGGTCGGGGGGGAGAGGAGTGGGTGTTTCTGGCTCAGGAGGGCATCGCGGTGGAGCTGGTGCCCGGCGTCAGCTCGTCTTTGGCCCTGCCCGGCCTGGCGGGTATCCCGCTGACCTTGCGGGGGGTGGCGGGGGGCTTCGCGGTGCTCTCGGGGCACGCCCAGGGGGGGGTGCTGCCCGGGTTCAGCCCCTACGCCTCCATCGACACCCTGGTGATCCTGATGGGGGTCAAAGCGCGGGTCCAGATCGCCCGTGGGCTGATCGAGGCCGGACGCTCGCCGCAGGAGCCGGTGGCCTTCATCGAGAACGGCTCCACCCCCCAGGAGCGGGTGGTGACCGCCACGCTGGGGGAGGTGGCCCAAGGGGGGGTCGAGGTGCGATCCCCTGCGGTGTGGGTCATCGGAGAGGTGGTGCGCTTACGGGAGCGTTTGCGGGCGGCGGAGCAGGCCGCCGCGAGAGCTTTGGTTTAG
- a CDS encoding MarR family winged helix-turn-helix transcriptional regulator, producing MIVLGEPDIKAEPPLPAELLPYLGFVLSKAAAFLQGRVNAELAGLRLDFKQLGFLALLYLQGPQSQIELGRKLRIDRTTVVGIVDDLEAKGYLERHPNPHDRRAYRLVLTPSGRQAIEQAEKIVLRTQEEFLSPLRPGERETLLDLLRRLI from the coding sequence GTGATTGTTTTGGGCGAACCCGACATCAAGGCCGAGCCGCCGCTCCCCGCGGAGCTCCTGCCCTACCTCGGCTTCGTGCTGTCCAAGGCCGCCGCTTTCCTACAGGGGCGGGTCAACGCGGAGCTGGCCGGGTTGCGGCTGGACTTCAAGCAGTTGGGTTTCCTGGCCCTGCTCTACTTGCAAGGCCCGCAGTCCCAGATCGAGCTGGGGCGCAAGCTGCGCATCGACCGCACCACCGTGGTGGGGATAGTGGACGACCTCGAGGCCAAGGGCTACCTCGAGCGCCACCCCAACCCCCACGACCGCCGGGCCTACCGCCTGGTGCTCACCCCCTCGGGCCGACAGGCCATCGAGCAGGCCGAGAAGATCGTCCTGCGCACCCAGGAGGAGTTTCTCTCCCCGCTGCGTCCCGGCGAGCGCGAAACCCTCCTGGACCTGCTGCGCCGCCTGATCTAG
- a CDS encoding sulfate/molybdate ABC transporter ATP-binding protein, whose product MNIRVENLSKRFGNFTALEGVSLEVHSGELVALLGPSGSGKTTLLRVIAGLEVPDSGRVWLDHEDATRRPPGERRVGFVFQHYALFKHMTVFENVAFGLRVRPRASRPSRGELEARVHELLRLVQLDWAARRYPTQLSGGQRQRVALARALAVEPRVLLLDEPFGALDAKVREELRRWLRRLHSEIGLTSIFVTHDQEEALEIAHRVVVFNRGRIEQIGTPEEVYDHPATPFVYHFLGRSNALASGFVRPHEFAVSARPAEGYRPGVLRHLRLIGAVARLEVETPESEGFVEIELPRAELGRLDLGEGSVIYYRPQRFKQFAEVN is encoded by the coding sequence ATGAACATCAGGGTTGAGAACCTCAGCAAGCGCTTTGGCAACTTCACCGCGCTAGAAGGGGTCAGCCTGGAGGTCCACAGCGGCGAGCTGGTGGCGCTGCTGGGCCCTTCGGGGTCGGGCAAGACCACGCTGCTCAGGGTCATCGCCGGCCTCGAGGTACCCGATTCGGGCCGGGTATGGCTAGACCATGAGGACGCCACCCGCCGGCCACCGGGGGAACGGCGGGTGGGCTTTGTCTTTCAGCACTACGCCCTCTTCAAGCACATGACGGTGTTCGAGAACGTAGCTTTTGGGCTTCGGGTACGCCCCCGGGCCAGCCGGCCTAGCCGGGGTGAGCTCGAGGCGAGGGTACACGAGCTCCTCCGCCTCGTCCAGCTTGATTGGGCAGCGCGTCGCTACCCCACCCAGCTCTCGGGCGGTCAGCGCCAGCGGGTGGCGCTGGCCCGGGCCCTTGCGGTCGAACCCAGGGTGCTCCTGTTGGACGAACCCTTCGGCGCACTGGACGCCAAGGTGCGGGAGGAGCTGCGCCGCTGGTTGCGCAGGCTGCACAGCGAGATTGGTTTGACCAGCATCTTTGTCACCCACGACCAGGAAGAAGCGCTGGAGATCGCCCACCGGGTGGTGGTGTTCAACCGGGGGAGGATCGAGCAAATCGGCACCCCCGAGGAGGTCTACGACCATCCGGCCACCCCCTTCGTATACCACTTCCTGGGACGCTCGAATGCTTTGGCCAGCGGCTTTGTTCGCCCCCACGAGTTCGCGGTTTCGGCCCGGCCCGCGGAGGGCTACCGCCCGGGCGTGCTCCGACACCTGCGCCTGATCGGGGCGGTGGCGCGGCTGGAGGTGGAAACCCCTGAGTCTGAGGGGTTCGTCGAGATCGAACTGCCCAGGGCGGAGCTGGGGCGCTTGGATCTAGGGGAGGGATCGGTCATCTATTACAGGCCTCAACGATTTAAGCAGTTTGCGGAGGTGAACTAA
- a CDS encoding sulfate ABC transporter substrate-binding protein: protein MLRTLLILLTLLVGVGLAQNLTLLNVSYDPTRELYADINAAFAKYWKERTGQNVTINQSHGGSARQARSVIDGLEADVVTLALAYDIDAIADKGLLAANWQSRLPFNSSPYTSTIVFLVRKGNPKGIKDWEDLVKPGIQVITPNPKTSGGARWNFLAAWGFARRKYGSEESAQDFVSALYKNVPVLDSGARGATTTFVERGIGDVLLAWENEAFLALKEFGADKFEIVVPSVSILAEPPVTWVDRTVQRKGTLAVAQAYLQFLYSQEGQEIIARNYYRPRLASVAQRYANRFPKISLFTIKDFGGWRAAQARFFNDGGVFDRIYRPGQ, encoded by the coding sequence ATGTTGCGAACCCTGCTGATCTTGCTGACCCTGCTCGTGGGCGTGGGCCTGGCCCAAAACCTCACCTTGCTCAACGTCTCCTATGACCCTACCCGCGAGCTCTATGCCGATATCAACGCCGCCTTCGCCAAATACTGGAAGGAGCGCACTGGCCAGAACGTGACCATCAACCAATCCCACGGCGGCTCGGCGCGCCAGGCGAGAAGCGTGATCGATGGCCTCGAGGCCGATGTGGTGACGCTGGCCTTGGCCTACGATATCGACGCCATCGCCGACAAGGGGCTTCTGGCGGCGAACTGGCAAAGCCGCTTGCCCTTCAACAGCTCCCCCTACACCTCGACCATCGTCTTCCTGGTTAGAAAAGGCAACCCCAAAGGCATCAAGGACTGGGAGGACCTGGTGAAACCCGGCATCCAGGTCATCACCCCTAACCCCAAGACCTCGGGCGGGGCCCGTTGGAATTTCCTGGCCGCCTGGGGCTTCGCCCGGCGCAAGTACGGCAGTGAGGAAAGCGCCCAAGACTTCGTGAGCGCCCTTTACAAAAACGTGCCGGTGCTCGACTCGGGGGCTAGGGGCGCGACCACCACCTTTGTCGAGCGGGGCATCGGCGACGTGCTGTTGGCCTGGGAAAACGAGGCCTTTTTGGCCCTGAAGGAATTCGGGGCCGACAAATTCGAAATCGTGGTGCCTTCGGTGAGCATTCTGGCTGAACCGCCGGTGACTTGGGTGGATCGAACCGTGCAGAGAAAGGGTACCCTGGCCGTGGCCCAGGCCTATCTGCAGTTCCTCTATAGCCAGGAGGGGCAGGAGATCATCGCCCGGAACTACTACCGCCCGCGCCTGGCGAGCGTGGCGCAGCGCTACGCCAACCGCTTCCCCAAAATCTCCCTCTTCACCATCAAGGACTTTGGTGGCTGGCGCGCCGCTCAAGCTCGCTTCTTCAACGACGGCGGGGTGTTTGATCGGATCTACAGGCCCGGTCAGTAA
- a CDS encoding bifunctional precorrin-2 dehydrogenase/sirohydrochlorin ferrochelatase: MPYYPVLLDLRDKRVLFVGGGWETEAKVKGLLAVGARVTLISPLEHKGLEPLALEGRIHWLRRGYRRGDLAGFSLVISHPSDKSLNARIAQEARERGVWLNAVDDPAHCDFILPAVHRQGELVIAVSTGGAAPALGVRIKQRLAREFGPEYAEYLRLLRSLRAVVQQTYPQDFEARKAAWYRMVDSPALERVARGDLEGAREVLLAALRHGPEAEVAW, translated from the coding sequence ATGCCCTACTACCCGGTGCTGCTGGACCTGCGGGATAAGCGGGTGCTGTTCGTGGGCGGGGGCTGGGAGACGGAGGCCAAGGTCAAGGGGCTCTTGGCGGTGGGGGCCAGGGTGACGCTGATCTCCCCCCTCGAGCACAAAGGCCTCGAGCCCCTGGCCCTCGAGGGTCGGATCCACTGGCTGCGGCGGGGGTATCGGCGGGGGGACCTGGCGGGCTTCTCCCTGGTGATCTCCCACCCCAGCGATAAATCGCTCAACGCCCGCATCGCCCAGGAGGCCAGGGAGCGGGGGGTGTGGCTCAACGCGGTGGACGACCCCGCCCACTGCGACTTCATCCTGCCCGCCGTCCACCGCCAGGGGGAGTTGGTGATCGCGGTCTCCACCGGCGGGGCGGCCCCGGCCTTGGGGGTGCGCATCAAGCAGCGGCTGGCCCGGGAGTTCGGCCCGGAGTACGCGGAGTACCTGCGGCTGCTGCGCTCGCTGCGAGCGGTGGTGCAGCAGACCTACCCCCAGGACTTCGAAGCCCGCAAGGCGGCCTGGTACCGCATGGTGGACAGCCCCGCCCTGGAGCGGGTGGCGCGGGGTGACCTCGAGGGGGCCAGGGAGGTCTTGCTGGCGGCCTTGCGCCACGGTCCTGAAGCGGAGGTGGCCTGGTGA
- the cysT gene encoding sulfate ABC transporter permease subunit CysT: protein MASVYHPPYRPLPGFGLSLGYSLLYLSLIVLIPLGALVLKASSLSPGELWALVSSPRVVAALTLSFGAAAIASLINLPLGLLLAWVLTRCEFPGRRVVDALIDLPFALPTAVAGITLTSLLAQNGWVGSLLQPLGLKVAYTRLGVVIALVFIGIPFVVRTVQPVLEELSQELEEAALTLGASRWQTFRRVIFPLLLPALLTGFSLALARTVGEYGSIVFISGNLPFQTEIAPLLIVARLEQYDYAGAAAIGVSMLVASLSLLLVINGLQARLSRPLEDR, encoded by the coding sequence ATGGCGAGCGTATACCACCCTCCATACCGACCCCTGCCCGGTTTTGGGCTGTCGTTGGGCTACAGCCTCCTTTACCTGAGCCTGATCGTGCTCATCCCGCTGGGAGCGCTGGTTCTAAAGGCCTCGAGCCTCTCTCCAGGAGAGCTGTGGGCCCTGGTGTCCTCGCCGCGGGTGGTGGCGGCGCTCACGCTCTCCTTCGGGGCCGCGGCCATCGCCTCGCTGATCAACCTGCCCCTGGGACTTCTGCTGGCGTGGGTGCTGACGCGCTGCGAATTCCCCGGCCGACGTGTGGTGGACGCGCTGATCGACCTCCCTTTCGCCCTGCCCACGGCGGTTGCGGGCATCACCCTCACCTCTTTGCTCGCGCAGAACGGTTGGGTCGGATCGCTTTTGCAGCCCCTGGGCCTTAAGGTGGCCTATACCCGGCTCGGGGTGGTGATCGCTTTGGTGTTCATCGGGATTCCTTTCGTAGTGCGTACGGTGCAGCCGGTGCTGGAAGAGCTGAGCCAGGAGCTCGAGGAGGCCGCCCTGACCCTGGGAGCCAGCCGCTGGCAGACCTTCCGGCGGGTGATCTTCCCCCTGCTGCTCCCGGCCTTGCTCACCGGCTTCAGCCTGGCGTTGGCCCGCACCGTCGGGGAGTACGGTTCGATCGTTTTCATCTCGGGCAACCTGCCCTTCCAGACCGAGATCGCTCCCCTACTGATCGTGGCGCGACTCGAGCAGTACGACTACGCGGGGGCGGCGGCCATCGGGGTGAGCATGCTGGTCGCCTCGCTATCGCTGCTGTTGGTCATTAACGGCCTACAGGCTCGCCTCTCTCGTCCTCTGGAGGACCGATGA
- a CDS encoding NADPH-dependent assimilatory sulfite reductase hemoprotein subunit: protein MSEAKLSKVEYVKIASHRLRGPVDAELNNGSDHFSEEGYQILKFHGIYQQDDRDVRKARKAQGLGPDYSFMIRVAIPGGVLTPEQYLALDRLADELGNATLRLTTRQAIQYHGVRKGGLKPLIQVLNRNLLTTLSACGDVVRNIVACPAPFVDRQRAELYRYAKALSERLKPKTRAYYEIWLDGERAASLEEAEPLYGDTYLPRKFKIGFAFPGDNCVDVYTQDIGIVPVMGEGGLEGFTLLVGGGLGQSHGAKETHPVLAKPLATVRPEQLFEVVEAIVKVQRDHGRRDDRKYSRMKYLVEAWGLERFRAEVERYVGYALPEARALEWLSGDDHLGWHPQGDGKLFFGLFVENGRVKENLRAAIREVVERFAPEVRLTAQQNLLFVGIDPSDQAALEAIFRDHGVALPGTLPLVVQNAMACPALPTCGLAITESERVMPQVIRQIDALLDRLGLKDGPIPHVRMTGCPNGCARPYSAEVGLVGRSLNSYTLYLGGSPLGTRLGEVYLDNVGREEIAARLEPVLEAYKRERREGEAFGDYCHRVGVKALQERFSDREASYGR from the coding sequence ATGTCAGAAGCCAAGCTGTCCAAAGTCGAATACGTAAAGATCGCCAGCCACCGCCTGCGCGGGCCGGTCGATGCCGAGCTCAACAACGGCAGCGACCACTTCAGCGAAGAGGGCTACCAGATCCTCAAGTTTCACGGCATCTACCAACAGGACGACCGCGACGTGCGCAAAGCGCGCAAGGCCCAGGGCCTGGGGCCGGACTACTCCTTCATGATCCGGGTGGCGATACCCGGCGGGGTGCTCACGCCCGAGCAGTACCTCGCCCTCGACCGGCTGGCCGACGAGCTGGGCAACGCCACCCTGCGCCTCACCACCCGCCAGGCCATCCAGTACCACGGGGTGCGCAAGGGCGGCCTCAAGCCGCTGATTCAGGTCTTGAACCGGAATCTTCTCACCACCCTCTCGGCCTGCGGGGACGTGGTGCGCAACATTGTGGCCTGCCCCGCGCCCTTCGTGGACCGCCAGCGTGCCGAGCTATACCGCTACGCCAAAGCGCTCTCCGAGCGGCTCAAGCCCAAAACCCGCGCCTACTACGAGATCTGGCTCGATGGGGAGAGGGCCGCCAGCCTGGAGGAGGCCGAGCCCCTCTACGGCGACACCTACCTGCCGCGCAAGTTCAAGATCGGCTTCGCCTTCCCCGGTGACAACTGCGTGGACGTCTACACCCAGGACATCGGCATCGTCCCGGTGATGGGGGAGGGGGGGCTCGAGGGCTTCACCCTGCTGGTGGGGGGCGGGCTGGGCCAGAGCCACGGGGCCAAGGAGACCCACCCCGTCCTGGCCAAACCCCTCGCCACCGTTCGGCCCGAGCAGCTATTCGAGGTCGTCGAGGCCATCGTCAAGGTGCAGCGCGACCACGGGCGGCGCGACGACCGCAAGTATAGCCGCATGAAGTACCTGGTTGAGGCCTGGGGCCTCGAGCGCTTCCGGGCCGAGGTCGAGCGCTACGTGGGCTACGCCCTGCCCGAAGCCCGGGCGCTGGAGTGGCTCTCCGGCGACGACCACCTGGGCTGGCACCCGCAGGGCGACGGCAAGCTGTTCTTCGGGCTGTTTGTGGAGAACGGGCGGGTCAAGGAAAACCTGCGCGCGGCGATCCGCGAGGTGGTCGAGCGCTTTGCCCCCGAGGTGCGCCTCACCGCCCAGCAGAACCTGCTCTTCGTCGGTATCGATCCTTCCGACCAGGCCGCCCTCGAGGCCATCTTCCGCGACCACGGGGTGGCCCTGCCCGGCACGCTCCCGCTCGTCGTGCAAAACGCCATGGCCTGCCCGGCGCTGCCCACCTGCGGCCTGGCCATCACCGAGAGCGAGCGGGTGATGCCCCAGGTGATCCGCCAGATCGACGCGCTGCTGGATAGGCTGGGGCTGAAGGACGGCCCCATCCCCCACGTCCGCATGACCGGCTGTCCCAACGGCTGTGCCCGGCCCTACAGCGCCGAGGTGGGCCTGGTGGGGCGCAGCCTGAACTCCTACACCCTCTACCTGGGCGGCAGCCCCTTGGGCACCCGGCTGGGGGAGGTTTACCTCGACAACGTGGGGCGCGAGGAGATCGCGGCTAGGCTGGAGCCCGTCCTCGAGGCCTACAAGCGCGAGCGGCGGGAGGGGGAGGCCTTCGGCGACTACTGCCACCGGGTGGGGGTGAAGGCGCTTCAAGAACGCTTTAGCGACCGGGAAGCTTCGTATGGGCGCTGA
- a CDS encoding phosphoadenylyl-sulfate reductase has translation MKTGPELSTPDAWDAETDPLAVIGWALEQHPDLLMTSAFNLNGVVLIDLAAQAGYTGEVVFVDTGYHFPETLQTRDRLAARYPQMRFVTLSAGLGEEPWGEERYRSDPDGCCAARKVAPLREYLARKNPSALLNARSRDQASTRASLGFLERGERLRINPLAYWRRDRLEAYARERDLPVNPLYWSGFLSIGCWPCTRAVRPGEEARAGRWEGKGKAECGLWVGERAL, from the coding sequence GTGAAGACGGGGCCGGAGCTTTCCACCCCCGACGCCTGGGATGCGGAAACCGATCCCTTGGCGGTCATCGGGTGGGCGCTGGAACAGCACCCCGACCTGCTCATGACCAGCGCCTTCAACCTCAACGGCGTGGTGCTCATCGACCTGGCCGCCCAGGCGGGCTACACCGGCGAGGTGGTGTTCGTGGACACCGGCTACCACTTCCCCGAGACCCTGCAGACCCGCGATCGCCTGGCGGCCCGCTATCCCCAGATGCGCTTCGTCACCTTGAGCGCTGGTTTGGGGGAGGAGCCCTGGGGGGAAGAGCGTTACCGCAGCGACCCCGACGGCTGCTGCGCCGCGCGCAAGGTGGCCCCCCTGCGCGAGTACCTGGCCCGGAAGAACCCCAGCGCCCTGCTCAACGCCCGAAGCCGCGACCAGGCTTCGACCCGGGCCTCGCTCGGCTTCCTCGAGCGGGGGGAGCGCTTGCGCATCAACCCGCTGGCCTACTGGAGGCGCGATAGGCTGGAGGCCTATGCCCGCGAGCGCGACCTGCCGGTCAACCCGCTGTACTGGTCGGGCTTCCTGAGCATCGGCTGCTGGCCCTGCACCCGGGCGGTGCGCCCCGGGGAGGAGGCCAGGGCGGGCCGCTGGGAGGGCAAAGGCAAAGCCGAGTGCGGGTTGTGGGTGGGGGAGAGGGCGCTGTAG
- the cysC gene encoding adenylyl-sulfate kinase has product MSGVVVWFTGLSGAGKTTLAKALEVHLYEAGQKVEHLDGDAVREHLSKGLGFSREDRDTNIRRIGFVANLLAKHGVIVLVSAISPYRATREEVLAQAPRKLEVFVDAPLEALIQRDVKGLYARALKGEIANFTGISDPYEPPLHPDVHLRTDQMSFQECLDRLLEALARLGVDVEVRA; this is encoded by the coding sequence ATGAGCGGGGTGGTGGTTTGGTTTACCGGGCTTTCCGGCGCGGGCAAGACCACCCTGGCCAAAGCCCTCGAGGTCCACCTCTACGAGGCCGGCCAGAAGGTCGAGCACCTCGACGGCGACGCGGTGCGCGAGCACCTGTCGAAGGGGCTGGGCTTTAGCCGCGAGGACCGCGACACCAACATCCGTCGCATCGGCTTCGTGGCCAACCTGCTGGCCAAGCACGGGGTGATCGTGCTGGTGAGCGCGATCAGCCCCTACCGGGCCACCCGCGAGGAGGTGCTCGCGCAGGCCCCGAGGAAGCTCGAGGTCTTCGTGGACGCCCCCCTGGAGGCCCTGATCCAGCGCGACGTGAAGGGGCTATACGCCAGGGCGCTCAAGGGGGAGATCGCCAACTTCACCGGCATCTCCGACCCCTACGAGCCGCCCCTGCACCCCGATGTGCACCTGCGCACCGACCAGATGAGCTTTCAGGAGTGCCTGGATCGCCTATTGGAGGCGCTCGCGCGGCTGGGGGTGGATGTGGAGGTGCGGGCGTGA